GCCGCTTATCAAGGAATTCAACCGGTTTATCGGTAACGTTCCGACCTTGTTGACAAAAATGCAAAATATCGGACTGGTGTTGGAACAACGGGCTCATGATATCATTTTGCCGGACAATGTGCGTACGATGCTGGAGCAGGGACTGTCTAATGCGGTCCTGTATTCGGCAGGGTTGGCCCGGCGCATCGTGAATTCGGCGATTAGTTTTGCCGGTGGCGTTATTGACCTGGTGGTAGTGCCGGTTTTGGTGTTTTATTTTTTACGGGACTGGCGGCAACTGCAAAACGGCATTGTCAGGGCTTTTCCGCCTGGTATCCGCTCTAAAACGGCGCAAATCATCGAAGAAATGGGTGTGACGGTCAGCGGCTACATCCGGGCTCAGGTGCTGCTGAGCCTGATTATAGGGACGGCTGTATTTTGCGGCATGGCATTGCTGAATGTGGACTATCCTCTGGTGTTGGGGCTATTGGCGGCATTGACCGAGTTTATCCCGATAATCGGTCCGATTATCGGCGCGATTCCGGCGGTCATATTGTCTTTTCTGATTTCTCCCGCTTTGGCGATCAAGGTGATTTTGGTCTATGTGATTATCCAGCAGCTGGAAAATAATATTATTGTCCCTAATATTATGCAGCGTACAGTGGATCTGCATCCCGTCATGGTGATTATCGGCATGCTGGCGGGAGGGCAACTGCTGGGCTGGGTTGGTATGATCCTGGCGGTTCCTTTTATGGCGCTGGTAAAGGTCGTTTTAAAGCATATATGGAAATATGAGGAAGGTTAGGTGATGAGCGTGAGTACAAAAATGAAGGAATTACGGCAAAAATTGCGGGAAAACCAATATAAACTGACTCCCCAGCGCCAAATGGTGCTTCAGGCTTTTTTGGATCATCCCAACCGGCATTTAAGCGCTGAAGACGTGTACAGCATTGTTCGGGACCAATCGCCGGACATAGGACTGGCAACCGTATACCGCAGCTTGGAATTGCTGAGTGAAATGAATTTATTGCAAAAGATTGATTTCGGTGACGGCCGCAGCCGCTATGAAGTCGCGGAATCCGGCGCTACTCACCATCACCACCATTTGATATGCTTAGACTGCGGCCAGGTGAAAGAATATGACGACGATTTGCTGGAGGGCCTGGAGGCCAGTATATCTCGCAAGCATCGTTTTACCATCGTGGATCATGAGGTGAAATTCTACGGTTATTGTTCACAATGCCAGGCCAAACGAGACCATGAAGGGTAGTCAAACTCCCTGGGGAATTTTAACCGGTGTCAGGCCGGGAAAAATTGTCCAACGTATGTTGGACGCAGAAGAAATTTTAGAGCCGGAGATTGTTGAACGACTGCAAAAGGACTATGCAATCCGTCAGGATAAGGCGAAACTCCTTGCTCAGATTGGCTTGCGCCATAGGCAACTGTTACTGCCTCACGGCGAACTCAAAAAGAAAGTCAGCGTGTATGTCGGGATTCCTTTTTGCCCGACCCGGTGCTTGTATTGTTCTTTCCCTTCCTATGTTTTGCCGCAGCACAGAACGGATTTAGAGCTTTTTCTTGCGGCCTTGGCCAGGGATATTGCCGCCGCCGGAGACCTGCTTGATTCTGCCGGAGTAAGGGCAGATACCATTTATATTGGCGGCGGGACTCCCACTAGTCTGGGCTCCGGCGATTTTTCTCAATTACTGGCAATGATACAGGATCGCTTTGCCAATCCCTCGCTGCGAGAATTTACGGTAGAGGCAGGCAGGCCTGACACTATGGATGATGATAAGCTGAAAGCCATGAAATATTACAGTGTTAACCGGGTTAGCATCAATCCGCAAACTATGCAACAAAAAACTTTAAAACATATTGGACGAATGCATAGTGTACAAGATATAATAGATGTATTCGGAAAGCTCAGAAGCATGGGCTTTCCTGTTATTAATATGGACCTGATCGCCGGTTTGCCCGGCGAGACAGAGCAGGATATGGCCGATACACTGGAGCAGCTTGCCCGGCTTGACCCGGATAATTTCACGGTACATGCCCTGGCAATCAAGAAAGGGTCCCGCTTAAAGGAACTGGCCGGGCGCTATCCGTTGCCCGGCCCGGCGGACACGGAAGCTATGGTATACAGGGCGGCTCAATACGCCGAAAGAATGGGAATGGTTCCTTACTATCTATACCGTCAGAAGTATATGACCGGCAACTTGGAAAATGTCGGTTATACTAAGCCGGAATTAGAAAGTTTGTATAATATATATAGTATTGAAGAACGCCAAACCATTATTGGCATTGGGCCGGCAGCTACCACTAAATTCGTGGCGCCGAACTGGAGGGTAGAGAATATGTATCACGCCAAAGACTTAAAAACATATATTGCCACTCTGCCCCACTATATCCGTCAGCGGGAAGCAGGTTTCCGCTTGTGGATGAGTGAACCCATGGTTGAATAAGGAGGAATTTTCATGTCCATTATGGCTCCCCGCGGGACAAAAGATGTTTTGCCTGACACGACCCCCTACTGGCGGTCGATTGAAGCCGCGGTGCACCGAGTTTGCGATTTGCATGCCTACCGGGAAATAAGAACGCCGGTGTTTGAACATACCGAGCTTTTTTTGCGCGGCATCGGTGATACCACCGATATTGTCCAAAAAGAAATGTACACCTTTAATGACAGGGGCGGCCGCAGCATTACCTTGCGGCCGGAAAATACAGCGGCGGTGGTACGGTCTTATCTGGAGCATAAGTTATATTCCCTGCCTCAGCCTCTGAAACTTTATTATATCGGGCCCATGTTCCGTTACGACAAGCCCCAG
The window above is part of the Acetonema longum DSM 6540 genome. Proteins encoded here:
- a CDS encoding AI-2E family transporter — protein: MPRLHLSGWVRIAIVIAGLYIVSQVTAVFLPLILAVIVSFILHPLVEAINRVRIWRFSKALPREMAILIAFLLLFALVAVVASLVLLPLIKEFNRFIGNVPTLLTKMQNIGLVLEQRAHDIILPDNVRTMLEQGLSNAVLYSAGLARRIVNSAISFAGGVIDLVVVPVLVFYFLRDWRQLQNGIVRAFPPGIRSKTAQIIEEMGVTVSGYIRAQVLLSLIIGTAVFCGMALLNVDYPLVLGLLAALTEFIPIIGPIIGAIPAVILSFLISPALAIKVILVYVIIQQLENNIIVPNIMQRTVDLHPVMVIIGMLAGGQLLGWVGMILAVPFMALVKVVLKHIWKYEEG
- a CDS encoding Fur family transcriptional regulator; this translates as MSVSTKMKELRQKLRENQYKLTPQRQMVLQAFLDHPNRHLSAEDVYSIVRDQSPDIGLATVYRSLELLSEMNLLQKIDFGDGRSRYEVAESGATHHHHHLICLDCGQVKEYDDDLLEGLEASISRKHRFTIVDHEVKFYGYCSQCQAKRDHEG
- the hemZ gene encoding coproporphyrinogen dehydrogenase HemZ — translated: MKGSQTPWGILTGVRPGKIVQRMLDAEEILEPEIVERLQKDYAIRQDKAKLLAQIGLRHRQLLLPHGELKKKVSVYVGIPFCPTRCLYCSFPSYVLPQHRTDLELFLAALARDIAAAGDLLDSAGVRADTIYIGGGTPTSLGSGDFSQLLAMIQDRFANPSLREFTVEAGRPDTMDDDKLKAMKYYSVNRVSINPQTMQQKTLKHIGRMHSVQDIIDVFGKLRSMGFPVINMDLIAGLPGETEQDMADTLEQLARLDPDNFTVHALAIKKGSRLKELAGRYPLPGPADTEAMVYRAAQYAERMGMVPYYLYRQKYMTGNLENVGYTKPELESLYNIYSIEERQTIIGIGPAATTKFVAPNWRVENMYHAKDLKTYIATLPHYIRQREAGFRLWMSEPMVE